In Ischnura elegans chromosome 3, ioIscEleg1.1, whole genome shotgun sequence, the sequence CATACAAGGTCATTGTTCTTCTGTAACCTATGATTAAGGCTGCTGTCAGTGGCAGGTCAAACAACCTCTCCAACTCCAAAATTATGGGTATAAAGTCCTGCATGGAATCCctcaaaatgacaaaaaaaaagttttctggtTACCATCctgttatgtatttctttattaatgCCATCACGCACTCAAGtcaatcaatgaatgaaatggaCAATTACGAAATATTCTACTGAAGAGAAAGGAATTATGCGTTGAcaatatttttcgttttcattttcataGATGGTCAAAATTTAGTGAATATCCTTTCCTGAATATCGAACTTCTGATACTACTTCCAACCTCAATGCTATGACCGTATTAAGATAATTATGATTTAAGGCTTTTATTAGTGCACCATAAATCATGTATCTCCATACTCCATAGAACTGTGTTTGATTCTTAGATTTGAATATGGATTTTCATTTGTAGATATTACACGGTATTGTCAAATttaatggatggaaaataaagccATGAAGTAAAAACTTAAGTCCCTGCTAATATTTGCCAAAAATGTGACCTCTTCCTGAGATAATAAACATTAACTAATTTATGTCTCTATTTCTTATCCTTCCTCAGGTAATGGACCCTCTGGAATCACTCTATCTTACATTCTCTCTGGCCACTGGCCATATTATGCTGGCCACAAAATTCCTGAAAGTTTAAAGCAGCACAATCGTTCTGTAAAAAATCTTCACCATCAAGCACATCCTGCAGCCTCATCATCATTGCCTTCAAGCCAGTCACTCTCAAGGTTGAACtcagaagatgaagatgatgatgcTCAAAAACTACCACTCAATCATCCAGATGAATATCTTACAGCACGACTCCGTGAAACGCCTGCAAGATCCCTTCTCCTGCAGGATTTGAGGTTCTTGTCTCAGGTACTACTCAGACTTAAATATGTACATAtgagagatttttattttatattctgatGCTTATCAAGCACTTCAAAAACAGTTACTTTCTCTCTCAGAAAAATAATTGCAGTGAAAACATgcaacatttcaaatttttaatgtgtaACTTTttggttaaattattatttcacgaattaaatttttgatgtCATTCATTGCATTCTGCATCAAGGCTTGTctattaaaactgataaaaatgtcttttgtgAAAACTAATAATGCATATCTTATTTCTCATGTCAGGGTTTGGAGGGACGTTCTAGGAATCCCATATCCTTGCTGTTTGATGCCCTTTCTCATCCTGGGGCTGACCTAGGATTAGAACTGCCATCAATGCTTAAATGGAGGTATCATCCAAGCCGCAAAGTTGATCATGTGGTTCTCGGGAAAGGTCCTCCTGGTGGATCATGGCCTGTAAGTTGTATTATTTTATCATGGGCATTGTGCAATTTTTCTTAGTTGTGTGGACCAAAATTGATGGTTTGATGCCTCCATTCTAAATAGCAGTGACTCCAGTGTTTGTCCATTAGTGTGTTTTTgggcaaaaaattaatgaattttatgacCAGATTtgcacgataaaaatattttatcatctaaTCTGGTATTTTCTGGGACTTTTCTGTGCCAATGCAGTTAAGGCCAGTTTGTGAATAGAAATTATCCAGTGTTGATGTATGTACTGAAATTTATGTCTATAGTCAGTCGCAGTATGAGCAATTAATGATGTTGTATATGCCTTCAACACTTTGTAACAGTATTCAaatgctatattaaaatatttaattcctccAAGCATACCCTTGTATTAAAAAAGCTATCATCAGTGGAATGAATTTTAGAGTAAACATTTTAGGCATCTAAAGAATATCTGTTAAGTAAGTTCAAACTACTCCTACATCAAGCCAAAATGTGTATTAATGACACATTTTGGCTTGATGTTTTCTTTAATTCACCTTAAAGTTTGAATGATTTCAATATCATGGGAGCTTTTCTCTTTAATTCAAGGAGGAAAGAAAATCTACCAATTATGTTCGGTATCGCTAGATTTTTCCTATCCTTGACCTTTTGTTTACTGCAGTTTCACCCACATACCTGCTATCAGCTTTCTAGCTGAACATCTTATAATATTTAGCTAGAAAAACTGTAGTCTAATGAAATTattgaacataaaaaaacaaataaatttagcTGTTTCAATGCggctaattttaaaatgcacatcaaatatatttttatgcatgtatatttttttaatcctccaTTCCATCACATTGAATTATTGAATTCAGATTTAATCATGGCATTCATCCTTTGAAAACAATTTGATTGTGAGAGAACTGAAAGCATTGGTCAAAATATACATTTGAATTTTCTCTATGATTTTAGAGTATGAACAGCAGTATTCTGACAATAAGTTTGGGTAGCTGGATGGAGTTACCTGGTTTCGACTATCGTACCTGGGAGGCGGAAGCAAGGTCAAATGCTGGAGGAATGTCTCCAACTGGACCACGAGATGTTGCCCGTGCATCAGCTGCTAGCGTGGCATTGTATTACCAAGACTATATCCAGCACATGAATTTGGAGGAAAATTTCCAGTGTGGCACTGTTGTTACCAGTGCTCGACCCATTCCATATCCTTCAGCATGTGCTGCTTGCTGCCAAAGACAGTTGGAGATGGATGGAGAAGatggtaattattatttataaatgcattttaatatgtTAAATATGGTGGAGTTACTCTGATAAATATCTGCGAAGTTTTCCGGCTTCTATAGATTTTTTTACCACTACTTTTTTCGATCTTTCTGGTAACTGTACTATCTTTTTATCATATAATATTTGGAATTGATGTATAttattgttgatttaaatttaaatttctctttcatgaaaaatatttctcctgtttcttttctctttttcttgCCAGCCAAAAATAGTGATGCTAGTAAATGTTGAAATCTCGTATGGTGTTTATGTAGTGAAGTCCAAGGATACTTTGTTGGGAATACCTATGGTGTGGTATTGTTAGAAGATTGTATATTTTGTATCTCATCTATCTCATCTCTTTCATTCTCATCTTCAATCATGCCATGATAATCTGGCATACCAAACTAGCAATTTGTTCAGAATTTAATTCAGTCCAATCCACCCATGAGCCTGGATTCAAATTTCAGCAGTGGtaaggatttttcagagactcccCAGTACGTAcctgcttgagtgttttgtggaaggcacttcaagtgcagcattaAGTCAATCGAATGGGACATAAAGCCATGATCTCCTTGCTGCCTAATCAGACgtgcaggctaatgccaatgctGGCTTTCCACCCATCCTTCCTTACCCTTGCCTAATGCcacaaatgaccacagctgtcggtcatctcctccaaataccatacataATTCATTTCAAAACTAATGAATATCTTTCTCTTGCAGGATGCACCTCTGAGGAGTATTGGAAGCCTTTGAGTGAGGAGGAGCAGCAATGGTGGCTTTCTTCGTCATCTGATGATGAAGACAAAGCACAGACTTGTCCAGAAACAGGAATGTCCTGTTTATCACGCCCTACTCTGTGGAGAGTTTCTGGTTATCAGGTGGAGGAAAAAGTGGAAGATGATGGCAGAGTCAGTGAGGTCTGCCACGAGTTTTCCTATGTGACTCCGCATTTAGTTCTTGCCACTGGGTGCTCGGATCGCCCGAATCGTTTGGGTATACCTGGAGAAACACTCCCATTTGTGGTGCATTCCCTGAAGGACCTTGACCAAGCCCTGGTGGCCCTGAGAAGTGGCTGTGAGGGAGGTGAATTAAGTGGGGCCAATGTGGATGATCCCGTTCTCATTGTGGGAGCTGGATTGAGTGCGGCAGATGCTGTCTTAGGCATACGTTTCCAGGGGATGTCAGTCCTGCATGCTTTCAGAAAGCCCACAGATCCAGCAAATGGATCAGGGTCTTCCTCGGGCATTCTGTTGAAGCAACTGCCTGGGCATCTCTATCCAGAGTACCATAAAGTTCTGCAGATGATGTCGGAAGGCAGGAATGGAGGCTCTTATCGAGGATATCAAGCCTTATGCGGAGGAAAGTTGGTGGAAATTAGGCCGGATCATAAAGTGTGTTTGGCCTTTGAGAATGATGAAGACCTCTCTGATACAAGAGAGATCCATCGGGTTTCACTGGTGGTGATTCTCATTGGTTCGAAACCGGATTTAAGTTTTTTACCTCATGGTGGTCGGCATTTGGCCACGGACTCATACTCTAACACTCCCGTGAGCATAAATCCTTATACCCATCAGTGTCGTTCTGCACCAGGCCTTTATGCCCTAGGACCTCTTGTTGGTGATAACTTTGTGCGATTCCTCAAAGGTGGAGCCTTAGCCGTGGCTAgtcaaattcaaaatgaattaaagCAATCTAAGCACAGTTTAATTAGGACACTCCCTTCTGACTCTGATCATTCCTGAAATACCACATGAATATGCTCTCTCTTCATTTAAAAGTAGCAGACTCATCGTGGTAATGCCTGGTACAAAGAGATTGTCGAAATGCTCCATCAATACTGATTGGGTTTTGAGGTGAGTCATGTGATAAAAGCATCTGTGATTATTGCAAATGTAAGTTACAGTTGTTAACCAAAGTATTAAAACTTACAATACTCTGTAAGTAGATGAATTTAACAAGCATGATTATAAGCATTATGTACACTGTTTATGTGAGCATTGATTGCTCTCTAGAGGTGGAGAACTTGTTGGTAATTCCATCTAGTCTTTAAGAGTAGTGCAGTAAAATTACAGATCTGCAAGCTTTTAAAATCACAGCAATGTGAGAGAAACTCAcggaaaatgcaattttgtaaaaaatcatGAAACCTATGTTACTCTGCATTTCTATAAACAAAGGAAGTGGGTAAATTATTGagtaataaaaagtatttatatcACTGTATGACAAGTATTAAGATGTTTTTAgtgattttacttcattttttatgccccTTGAAAAGCAGCTTGAGAAAAGCTTTTCTATCAGTTATATCTTAAATTGGAAACTCTCAagcattctcaattttttatggaATAGTCCGTGAGTCTCATATAAGTTATGTCTAAATTATTTGATGCAATCATTCCAGTGCGATCATTATCTGTTTTATTTGACTAAGACAGTAAAATgtgcattattttaaaacaatattaacgCATATTACGGttgtttaaaacccatttctttgttatttagtgataatttttctaaaaGTTCTGTTTTAAAGGTGATTTGTCAGTGATGTGGGTTTTAGATTAATActctcatttatttaaaagaaaccaTTGGATcttttgtatcatattttctaCTAAAAGAAATAGTTTCAGAAGATTACTGCATTTTTATTTAACCTGGTGACCCTTTTCAAACCGAAAGATGCTATCCTTTAAGAATAAGGCACAAATAAAAATTAGCCCTGTATGATGTGAGGGGTATAGGTAATCATGAGAGAAATAAGAATAGCTCTACTTATTTATTTAGCATATTTCCCACACACAGCATACTTGCCAGTGTACAGTGGGACAATATAGCAAACATAAAActaacaaaaacaaattaaagagaggcggaagaagagGGAATGTTTGGTCAGTGACTATCTGGGAATAGGAATATGGAGGAGTGAATGCATGTGAGTAGCTCCgcatggaactttaaagtttGAATTGGAGATGAGTTCATGACAGTCaatggcagagtttagaatgctgTGTTTCAAATAGAATTTTGAGAATTAGATTCGGAATCAGATTTGAGTATTGAGAGTAAGTTGAACTTGTGAGGGACCTAGGAGATctgggaaactttaaaatattatgtttgctAGAAATGTTTTGCTTTTGCATCTCTTCACTATTATTTGGACCATATAGAGTTTTACTACTACAGGAGGCTCCACTGGGGGGCAATTGCCACGTTAATGTGAAACCGGTCTccgttgtaacataacataaacaagccaccatgttgtttgtatgtaatttcaaactaacaatggtagtgagggacggggagattgttgtgaagggaaaaagggcagtcgtgtatggagagaaggaggaggcagacgtgttaaaaagaaagatcgggagaaagactaaagtagcggtgtattgagagagcagaggaagagatacggcagaattcaaaaTCGGCAGGGAGAAGAtgagaacgcagagaaaaggaagcgcctacgagaggagaagagaacgggaggaaagggatacgaagaacTCAAGATCCACAATGGTGCAgtacatggcggtggttcagtgagtggtagtacaaaatataaatgggattgtgataatcatggtggctttttttgatgttttttttttgctccaaagttttaaaatatagagctggtttttgaattgtactaaaattatttgtttggttagtagtggatattcttAAAACGTTACACCGTgcattaattcgcactccaactttGGTCACCAGTGCAGTGGTGCAAGGATCGGTagccttagttttttttctctttgacttCCCTTCAAAACTCCACAAGAATCAATACTGTCATGCACCAGTGGATACGGTGTTCGACTCCCACACTGAGGTTCTAAGATCAAGACTCGTCAATGACtctcttttcaatattactttctaCGTTTTCTTTTACATAAGCCTGATTTTCACAGTTAAGtatgattttccatgaaattttcactttttctgtgtgaggatttttttgtgctcatgcAGCATGTGATGTTTTCCCAGTCAGACGGACGGCATTTATTCACTCAGCAAGCTGACACTAatctaacaagaggctccagagaagcatcttgttgttaaaatttgctttttccttcaagagaattatcaattttaatcatctaaGAATATAGATTTTCCTGTTATGTTTTTTTCCTACTCAGGCAGGCTGTTAAAAGTTCTAATAATAATGGAATCCAATTTGAAAACTAGGCATAAATGGTAAGAATGAGTTAACAATATCATTtgtcaacataaaaggaaaccaaatacacGTGTATCTTAGTAATGCATCGTATTGCGACACGAAACTGCAACAATTCAAATGAAGCTTcctaaaaatgagaaaacatcGGATGTCGCAAGTGTACAATAACATTTCCTCACACAATTAAAATAAccattgaaaatcatgaaaataattgtgaatagcatgtttctaaaaaagaaaaagtagaatgaAATCATGAAAGAAATTACTGCTGGTGGGAATTGAACATGAAACTTGAGAATGGTATTCTAGTACCTTAACCACTGGACCATATTTACAAGTACATTATGCCGGCTAATATGTATGTTTTGAAGGGATTACATTGCTCTCATAAATGTTTACCTGCCTCTTTTTAATTATTGGATATGAAATtaagcttaatattaattaatggaGCTTGATTTTGAGcgataaacgattacattcaatgCGTAATGCATCTCTTGCGGGCTGATACATTGTCATACCTGTATCCTACCGACTGGAACACCTCTATTTATTGCAAATgatgggaatcaatggaaccatgagagtggagaatcctgtgtagagtagtAATGATTTGGGCGTTGCTGGGTATAATAGAGTGGTTCCATAAGATGCCCAACATCCCTCCTTTCCCCATTGAT encodes:
- the LOC124156056 gene encoding oxidative stress-induced growth inhibitor 1-like, with protein sequence MRGYSILNCVPENAVYKEVVVVGNGPSGITLSYILSGHWPYYAGHKIPESLKQHNRSVKNLHHQAHPAASSSLPSSQSLSRLNSEDEDDDAQKLPLNHPDEYLTARLRETPARSLLLQDLRFLSQGLEGRSRNPISLLFDALSHPGADLGLELPSMLKWRYHPSRKVDHVVLGKGPPGGSWPSMNSSILTISLGSWMELPGFDYRTWEAEARSNAGGMSPTGPRDVARASAASVALYYQDYIQHMNLEENFQCGTVVTSARPIPYPSACAACCQRQLEMDGEDGCTSEEYWKPLSEEEQQWWLSSSSDDEDKAQTCPETGMSCLSRPTLWRVSGYQVEEKVEDDGRVSEVCHEFSYVTPHLVLATGCSDRPNRLGIPGETLPFVVHSLKDLDQALVALRSGCEGGELSGANVDDPVLIVGAGLSAADAVLGIRFQGMSVLHAFRKPTDPANGSGSSSGILLKQLPGHLYPEYHKVLQMMSEGRNGGSYRGYQALCGGKLVEIRPDHKVCLAFENDEDLSDTREIHRVSLVVILIGSKPDLSFLPHGGRHLATDSYSNTPVSINPYTHQCRSAPGLYALGPLVGDNFVRFLKGGALAVASQIQNELKQSKHSLIRTLPSDSDHS